Proteins from one Anopheles nili chromosome 2, idAnoNiliSN_F5_01, whole genome shotgun sequence genomic window:
- the LOC128720613 gene encoding phosphoglycerate mutase 2-like has product MAGKYRIVMVRHGESEWNQKNLFCGWFDANLSDKGKEEALAAGKAVKEAGLKFDIAHTSLLTRAQVTLDSILKESGQTAIPIQKTWRLNERHYGGLTGLNKSETAAKYGEDQVLIWRRSFDVPPPNMEPDHAYYNAIVKDDRYKDDPKPADFPMAESLKLTIARTLPYWNDVIIPQLKEGKNIIIAAHGNSLRGIVKHLDQMTDEAIMGLNLPTGIPFVYELDENLKPVVSMKFLGDEETVRKAIESVANQGKAK; this is encoded by the exons ATGGCTGGAAAGTACCGCATTGTGATGGTTCGCCATGGCGAATCCGAGTGGAATCAGAAGAACCTTTTCTGCGGCTGGTTCGATGCTAACCTGAGCGACAAGG GCAAGGAGGAAGCCTTGGCTGCCGGAAAGGCTGTCAAAGAGGCTGGCCTAAAGTTCGACATTGCCCACACGTCGCTGCTGACCCGCGCGCAAGTAACCCTCGACTCGATCCTCAAGGAGTCGGGTCAGACCGCCATTCCGATTCAAAAGACTTGGCGCTTGAACGAGCGCCACTACGGTGGGTTGACCGGGCTGAACAAATCCGAGACGGCTGCCAAGTACGGCGAGGATCAGGTTCTGATCTGGCGTCGCAGCTTTGATGTACCCCCGCCGAACATGGAACCGGATCACGCCTATTACAACGCCATCGTAAAGGACGACCGTTACAAGGACGATCCCAAGCCTGCTGATTTCCCCATGGCCGAGTCGCTGAAGCTGACGATCGCGCGCACGCTACCGTACTGGAACGATGTCATCATTCCGCAGCTCAAAGAGGGCAAGAATATTATTATCGCCGCGCACGGTAACAGCCTGCGTGGCATCGTGAAGcatctcgaccagatgacggATGAAGCGATCATGGGACTAAACCTCCCGACCGGTATTCCTTTCGTGTACGAGTTGGATGAAAATCTGAAACCGGTAGTATCGATGAAGTTCCTCGGGGACGAAGAAACCGTTCGCAAGGCCATCGAGTCCGTCGCCAACCAGGGCAAGGCAAAGTAA